Proteins from one Caloramator mitchellensis genomic window:
- the xseB gene encoding exodeoxyribonuclease VII small subunit codes for MGNELNLNFEEAIKRLEEIVKKLESDNLSLDESLKLFQEGVQLSDYCNKKLDEAERQINIIIKGNDGELMEKDFTPEED; via the coding sequence ATGGGAAATGAATTAAACTTGAATTTTGAGGAAGCTATAAAGAGGTTGGAGGAAATCGTTAAAAAACTTGAAAGCGACAACCTTTCGCTTGATGAATCTTTAAAATTATTTCAGGAAGGAGTTCAGCTATCGGATTACTGCAATAAAAAATTAGATGAAGCAGAAAGACAAATAAACATAATAATTAAGGGAAATGATGGCGAGTTAATGGAAAAGGATTTTACTCCTGAGGAGGATTAG
- the xseA gene encoding exodeoxyribonuclease VII large subunit: MNKTAYTVSQITRYIKDLIDEDEVLSNVYIKGEISNYKVHSSGHVYFTLKDDESKIKCILFKSYSSRLKFIPEDGMSVFAYGSISIYERDGQYQLYCTKLEPDGFGSLYLAYEQLKEKLAKEGLFSDEYKKPLPMFPRKIGVVTSSTGAVIRDIINVSTRRFSGIKILLYPAKVQGEGAAESIVEGIRYFNTRDDIDVIIIGRGGGSIEELWAFNEEIVVRAIFESKVPIISAVGHETDITISDFVADVRASTPSHAAEIAVPKFEELKFKITNCHEALYKSLINNIRHRVLIIESLQQRIMNYSPNNIIIQNIQYIDNLHSKIINIINKRITYEKNKSQMLCSKLDILGTNILSIRRNKFLYLVGKIDALSPLKILSRGYAFVEKEKEIIKSINDIEIDDILMLQVSDGSVKCRVEEKLEVNLWEMN, from the coding sequence ATGAATAAAACAGCTTATACTGTTTCGCAGATAACTAGATATATAAAAGATTTAATCGATGAAGATGAAGTTTTAAGCAATGTGTATATAAAAGGCGAAATTTCAAATTACAAAGTTCATTCTTCAGGTCATGTTTATTTTACACTAAAGGATGATGAATCAAAAATAAAATGCATTTTATTTAAAAGTTATAGTTCTAGATTAAAATTTATCCCAGAGGATGGGATGAGTGTTTTTGCTTATGGCTCGATCAGCATTTATGAAAGAGATGGTCAGTATCAATTATATTGCACAAAATTAGAGCCTGATGGCTTTGGAAGTTTATATTTAGCCTATGAGCAGCTAAAAGAAAAGCTCGCTAAGGAAGGACTTTTTAGTGACGAATACAAAAAGCCGCTACCAATGTTTCCTAGAAAAATTGGAGTTGTAACTTCAAGCACAGGTGCAGTAATAAGGGATATTATTAATGTTTCAACAAGAAGATTTTCAGGCATAAAAATATTGCTTTATCCTGCAAAAGTTCAGGGAGAAGGAGCTGCAGAGAGCATTGTAGAAGGTATTAGGTATTTTAATACTAGGGACGATATAGATGTTATAATAATAGGCCGTGGTGGCGGTTCAATAGAAGAACTTTGGGCATTTAATGAAGAAATAGTTGTAAGGGCAATTTTTGAAAGCAAAGTACCTATCATTTCTGCAGTTGGGCATGAAACTGACATAACTATATCAGATTTTGTTGCTGACGTTAGAGCTTCAACACCATCCCATGCTGCTGAGATTGCAGTTCCAAAATTTGAGGAATTGAAATTTAAAATAACAAATTGTCATGAAGCTCTATATAAATCCTTAATCAATAATATTAGGCATAGAGTGCTTATTATTGAATCTTTGCAGCAAAGAATTATGAATTATTCACCAAATAACATAATAATTCAAAACATCCAGTATATAGATAACCTACACAGCAAAATAATCAATATAATAAATAAAAGGATTACGTATGAGAAAAATAAAAGCCAAATGTTGTGTTCAAAGCTAGACATTTTGGGAACGAATATATTATCTATTAGAAGAAATAAATTTTTATATCTAGTTGGTAAGATTGATGCTTTAAGCCCTTTAAAAATTCTTTCAAGAGGTTATGCATTTGTCGAAAAGGAGAAAGAGATAATTAAAAGCATTAATGATATTGAGATAGATGATATTTTAATGCTACAGGTTAGCGATGGTAGTGTAAAATGCCGCGTTGAAGAAAAACTGGAGGTAAATTTATGGGAAATGAATTAA
- a CDS encoding bifunctional 5,10-methylenetetrahydrofolate dehydrogenase/5,10-methenyltetrahydrofolate cyclohydrolase, which yields MPAKVIDCKAIAKEIRESLKMKIREFEHRRGMKLCLATIIVGGDPASVSYVRNKEKVCIEAGLKSLTYELPEETKEEELIELIKSLNVNPEVHGILVQVPLPKHIDEDHIANMIAVHKDVDCFNPINAGKLYRGEKCLIPCTPKGIVRILKEVNAELTGKNVAVIGRSNIVGKPAAALLLNENATVTICHSKTKNLKAILLSSDIIVSAVGRPKLVTKDMIKEGAIIIDAGTTMVDGRLVGDVDFEAAIELASMITPVPGGVGSMTTTMLIENVLEAAYIYE from the coding sequence ATGCCAGCAAAGGTTATCGATTGTAAAGCAATAGCAAAAGAAATTAGAGAAAGTTTAAAAATGAAGATTAGGGAATTTGAACACAGGAGGGGAATGAAATTATGCCTTGCAACAATTATTGTCGGTGGTGATCCTGCTTCAGTTTCATATGTAAGAAACAAGGAAAAAGTATGCATTGAAGCTGGGTTAAAATCTTTAACATACGAACTGCCAGAGGAGACCAAGGAAGAAGAGCTGATTGAGCTGATAAAATCGTTAAACGTAAATCCAGAAGTTCATGGAATACTTGTTCAAGTTCCTCTTCCTAAACATATAGATGAAGACCATATTGCAAATATGATTGCTGTTCATAAAGATGTGGATTGCTTTAACCCTATTAACGCAGGTAAGCTTTATCGTGGAGAAAAATGTCTGATTCCATGCACACCAAAGGGGATAGTAAGAATTTTAAAGGAAGTTAACGCTGAGTTAACTGGCAAAAATGTTGCAGTAATAGGAAGAAGCAATATTGTTGGTAAACCAGCAGCTGCATTATTATTAAATGAAAATGCTACAGTTACTATATGCCATTCAAAAACAAAAAATTTAAAGGCAATACTTTTAAGTTCTGATATAATCGTAAGTGCAGTAGGAAGGCCTAAATTAGTTACAAAGGATATGATTAAAGAAGGTGCAATAATAATAGATGCAGGAACAACTATGGTGGATGGAAGGTTGGTTGGGGATGTTGACTTCGAAGCGGCAATTGAGTTAGCTTCTATGATAACTCCCGTTCCTGGAGGAGTTGGTTCGATGACAACAACTATGTTAATTGAAAATGTTTTGGAGGCTGCATATATTTATGAATAA